AGAGAATCCTGGGAAGTCTTGTATGAgccgatgcagagtgaagtgagcagaatgagaagaACCCGTATTTTGGGTGCAGCCAATGTGGGAATGGGTTTTGCTTGATTTGGCatgtttttcaaggtttttggttttctttttttccccagaggtgggagggaaagaaaatgtatttttgttcattcaaaaaattaaatagaaaagacACAATATGGGTTGGACATTAGAGCTCTCAGAGAGGAATTTTAAAAGGTCGGAATCAGCTGTTTAGAATAAACCCTTCCCAAGCAATGGACACCTTGCAAAAGAGCTTGACCAGTTCGGAACTCAAAAAGGCAGAGATGGAAGAAGGAATATCAGAACAGAACCCAATGGCAGCTCTGGAGAGAAGAAGCACTTGGAGAAAAGTGATGGAATCCTGAGGCTGAGCAGAATCCTGTCTGCCACCCCAGGGAACCTTCATTAGTCCCACCCATTTCCCTGGGCCTTGGGGTGGGGCTGGATCACCTATCCGATAGAGTTCTCTCCATCTCTAACTCTGATGGGGCGATCGGAATTTAAGCTCTGCCTCCAGCCTGGAGAGACAGTGAGAATGTGTGGTCCCAAAGGACAGGACAGGATTCCAAGGATTAGAGTAACATCACCTCTATCAGCTCTGCCCCACTCTGTCACCATTTAGAACATTGTGTATGTTCGGCAGATGCCAGCTCCAGCCCTACCTCAAGGCccatcctggctatgtgaccctcggAGAGTCAATTCCGTGAGACTGTGTGTATGTCTAAGcccacaccaaagaaatcacagatcaacacagaaagaaatatttaaagcaatTTAGTGAGTTTAATTGGAGCAATCCATTGTCCCTGGGCCAGGGAGGCAGGAAGTCAGTATTGCAATGACCACCATTCCCAGTTCTGCCTCCAGGGCCCAAGGCCCCATGGGGGTCCGGGCTAGGTAGGACTGGCTGCCTGGTGCTATGGCCTACAGCCACCATAGGCTGGACAGCCACCATAAGTTGATGCTGATGCTGTTGCTGATGCCaggaaggggtggtggtgggaagAGGGATGGCAGGCACTGGACAAGGGCCCCTGCTTCAGCTAGGCCTCCTTGTACCTGGCTCCCACTGTGCTGGGGACACTCTACAGAACTTTGGCAGCAGCCCAAGAGGGTTTTCAGAAGTGCTCAAGGCCTCCCAGATGACTCCCAAAGAGCCCCAGATAGGATGAACATGCTTCCTTCGAACGGAGAAGCAAAGAGGCCCTTTGGGAgggccctcctccttccccttgtcTGCTCCGGGACTCAGTACCCTGCATCTTCTCACATCCATCCTGTCAACAGGCACCTTTGCCCAGACGCAGTGTGAGGCCAGTACAGGCCAGCACAGCAGTCAGGGGGCTCCCCCTTTGCCAAGGCAGAGAGTGTCAGGAGCCTCCCCAAggcttctctttcatttctgtctGACCTCCTCTCTGTACCCTGTGCCTGCCCAGACAAACAAGCTAGAGCTTCCACACCAGAAGTGGAGACTGATGTTGGACTGGAAGATTAACAGCCAAGCATGCTGGGAAACGTTCCCCCCTCCCTGATCCAGCTGTAAGCCTGTTTAAGTGTAGGCCTGGCCCTGCCAGAGGTGCCAAGTCCAGCACCAGCTTAGTGGCTAGAACCTGAGGAAGAGCCTACCCTGCCCCTCTGAGCCCCACACCCAGGCTGGGACTAAGGTCTACTTAGAACCTTAACCCTTCAAAGGGGATGTCCTGGATGTCTTTGGCACTGTCTGTACAACTAGGTTGGCTCTATCACAATTCCCATACACCCCTCCACGGCAAAGAAGCCTTGGAGACATCATGGAGCACCTCCAGATTTtctgttactgtttttttttcaagacaCCCATAGAGCTCCAAGGGATTGTTTATTCTATGGTGGGTTGGAGGGGAAGCCTCAGGTGAAATTTTGAGGTTTCCCCCGAACAAACCCACTTCCTTGGTGCTAAGAAGTTCCCAACATGTCCTTATCTAGTTAAGAAGTTTTACTCTCTTGGAATCTACTCCCAGGGAAATTTCGGTCGAGTTTTTAGGAGTCCCCccgaccccctcccccactctctgaCCCTGGAAACTTGTTAAACCCAGCTTAGACCTATTGGCATTTTAATACCTTAGGATCCGAGGAGCTGATCAAATGGAATTCATCCTCAGCTCCCGACTAAATTATCCTACGGAAGCAAGACGCTTTGCCGCTTTGCGGAGCCAAAATCCAAGGCCGAGGACCATGCAGCTCAGTGCCTGGCCCTAACCACTCCGGGAGTCCCCAGCTTCTGCAGTTCGGGCTCTAGCTGCGGGCCTCTGTGGCCTTAGAAACGGTCAATCGTCTTTGTGGGCTACAAAAACTGTCTAGCTGGAAGTCAACTCTGCTGTCTCTCAGCTCACACCAGTGGAGTAGGGGACTTGACgtttaaaatctatttaaaggAATGGGTCTTTCGTCATTAGAGTTTggggccttccttccttccttcccaattttAATTTGGGTTTTCAGCCTCTCGTGCCTTTATATCTCTCCTTCCAAGCTAGACTAGACCAACTAAAGCTCAGATCCCTTGACGCGGGGTGGGGGGGCGGAGAGGAGGGGAGCTGGGGGAGAGCTGGTGGCATGAATGAGCTGGCCACGGAGGAAAAAGCAGAGTCCACGTCAAAGAAGGTCCGTCCTGGACGCTCGGCTCGGAGGCCAGGACAGAAGAGAAACTCTAGCTGACTCTCTCTCTAGAAACCCTGCTTCCCGAGTCCAGAGGTCTGCTTCCCTTTCACTTCATCCTCGGAGCTGTACCGACACCGACCCCGAGTCCCTGGGGACCGCGGGATCTCAGGGCAACCACAGGCTGGGACGCAGATGGAGGAAGCTGGAATCGGAGAGGGGCTGGAAGGGTCGCCGAGCTAACCCTGCCGAGCCTCCCCCGCCCGGCCTTCCCCTGCTGCATCGTATCTCGGTGACGTTGCAGACTTGGTCACCCCTTCCCCGGTCTCTGTCCGTCGGTCGGGGCCGGCAGCCCAGGATCTGGGCTGATGCCCCGACAGGGACGCCCGGCCGCCCGCCCGCCTCCTCCCCAGGGCCAGCAGAAGTACGTGGTGAAAAGTCACTGCTGAGCTCCGTGGCCCCCTTTCCTCCGTGCCTTCCCTGTTACTCTCATTTCTTCCAAACTGGACCCCATATCTCCTTCCCGTCTCGACCCCTCTTGGTCATCCAGCCACTCCATCtccaaatggaaagaaatggaaaatggaaagaaaggacaaGACTAGGTTTAAACTGTCCTGGGTTCCCCAAGTTCTGGAGAAAGCGGGAAATAACCGGCACTCCATGCCCCTCCAAAAGGGATTCTGGTTTGGGGGAAGTGCccccaaaatagaaaaggaaggtcTGGGGATTTACTTCCAAACGTAAAAACCCATCAGAAGGCCGGGCTGCGTGGGTTTCAGGGCCTACCTAACTGTATGGCTTTGAGCAAGACCCTCCCACTCTCCAGGCCTTCAGCCTGCTCTGCTGTAAAATCCGTGGTGGCAGAGATCAGTGATCACTGAGGAGAACCTCTGCTCCCTCTCTAGAGCCTCGGGATCTAGGCCCCCGGCCCCTCCGCACGGTTCTGCCCACATTCAATTATTCTTGGCATTTGCGGTGCGCCACGGTACAGAGCTGCATTTCTGAAGCCCGCGGCGGCCCGAGGCCACCAGGGTCAGCGAGAATCTCTCGCAGACTCGGTAGATGGGACGAATTTTGTCGAGTAACATCCTCCCCCTTCCTTACTCCCAGCAGTCCTTCCCCTTCAAAAAAGCAGGTGAGATTCAGTAGCATGCAGACACTGCCCCCGTGGTGGGGGTCTGAGGgcgggcaggcaggcaggaagtgAGCTAGGGAATGTGTGTgagcgtgagtgtgtgtgtgtgtgtgtgtgtgtgtgtgtgtgtgcgtgcgcactcGCGCACTCTCGCTTGCTCGCGCCCCATCGGGGGCTGGGGGCTTCGGGCTGCTGGGCTCCAAGGAGACAAAGCCCGCGGGACCAGCTCGCCCGCTCACCTCTTTTGCACTGTCCCAAGGTCCAGGGCCCCAGACCGCCGGCCTGCCCATCTGCCTTGCCCGCAGGAGACCCAGAGAGAGCCGGCTGGGCTCCGGGCTCCGGGGCTCCCGCACGTCCCGCGCTACCTGCAGCCGCACGTCTCCACCACCATGTCCTCGTACTGTTTGTAGACGACGTTGTTACCCGCGTCGATGTACAGTATGCTGATGGGGCTGAGCTTGGCGGGCACACAGCAACTGGGTGGCGTGGCCTCGGGCGCCATGGAGTTCATGAGGGTCTGGATGATAGCGTGGTTGGTGGGCTCCAGGTGCGAGCGCAGCGGGAAGTCACACACTCCCTCGCAATGGTAAGCCTCGTAGTCCAGCGGAGCGATGATCCAGTCGTCCCAACCCAGCTCCTTGAAATCCACATGCAGAGGTTTGCGGCTGCAACGGCTTCGGCCCTTGCGCCCGGAGGCCCGCCCCGGGCCCGGGTTCCCGCTGCCCCCTCCAGGGCTCCCAACCCCTCCCGCCACCCTGGCCCCGACCGCGGTCCCAGCTCCCGGAGTCCGTCGCTTCCTGCGCCCCGCGGAGGGCGCCGCCCCTGGCTGCCCCCGGGCTCTGCCCTTGGCCCGCAGCTCCTGGAAAAGGTTCTCTTTCCTGTGGGCGCGCGAGAAAACCACAAGCAGGGCCCTTTCGTTGGGCGGCGGACGCGGGCTACCGGATAGCCCCAAGTCCAGCAGCCTGGGAGCCAATGAGCTCCTAGAGGAGCCTCCCACGGCGCGCAGCACAAGGCAAAGGGGCCGCTCCGGCCGGTGCTGCCTCACAGCGTCCGCCACGTCAAAAACTTCCCAACGCGCCGAGTCCAGGGGACTGGCGGGCCTAGAGGCCAGAAGCCGAGGCCCACGGGCTGCGCCAGAGCAAGTGGAAAGCAGGAGCAGAGCGAAGGGCTGCGCTCCCAGGGCCTCCCCGAACTTCCCCAGGGCCGCCTCCTCCTGCTTGGCCAGCTGATCTTCCTGGGCTGCTCGCGCTCGACGCAGGACCCGAAGCTCCGCAGCCACTATTTCGTCAGTGTCTGCCAATCTGGAGACGTCGAAGAGGAAACGCTGGCCTGTCTCGGCCGAGGCATCGTCtgcaagaggagagagagagagagagagagagagagagagagagagagagagagagagagagagagagagagagacagagagacagagagagacagagacagagagagagtgtgtgtgttggAGGCTGAAAAGGGCTCGCGGCTCTCCCCCCATCAAATTCCTCCCTCATGGTGGAAAAGTCCTACCCCCTAATTTGccagctagggaaactgagggaacTGAGAGAGATCCCTCTGGATGCATCTTCGctgcatcagaaaaaaaaaaaagtgaaattgtaaacttCTTCTCCCCAGCTGCAGTCAGGGCTAACCCAATCGGTGAAACCCTCAGGAGTCCAGGAAGTTCCGGGCAGCTGGAGCAATCCCGCTAGTCATCCCCTGTACCTGGTAGCCATCccccacatcctgcttgggccgCCACTACTCATTAGGCAGACCACCTCTTGGGCTAAAATGAGGCATCGCTGGGGCGCAGCTTAGGCCCGGAGACACAGGAGAAAAAGCCCGAGGCTTCAAGCTTGTTGCCGCACACTCCCCTTTCCTAAACTGCGACTCAGCCTTCCACTCCATCCTCAGGCCCAGGCTATGTGCCTGGGTAGGCCAGGATCCCCAAGGAAAGCTTTGGCGAGAGCTCTCCCCACTCGGGGCAGCCAAATGCCCGACGTCGGGGGCGTCCTACACTGAGCCCGCAGGGCACGGGACCAAGCACTGCCCAGCCAGGCATGAAGCCGACgagtggaagggaaaggaaagagagagggtgcCGGCGCCCTTCCCTAATCTCTGGCCCCAGTCGGAGCCCTGTGACCACCCCCATGCGGTCAGCCCGCCCGTGGGGAGCCTGAGATCCCCTCTAACAGTCTCAGTCAACTGTTTCTCTCCCATGGAAAGGGGAGACTGAGGCTATTCAGAGTTGtgtagagttctttttttttctccctccttgagtcctaaggaggaaaaaaggggaggggggagctaGGGGAAATTCCTCCAAGCAGCGGCTAAGGAGAACACTTTGAAGAGGTCATATGGTTTCATTTTGCCCCGAAAGGCAGAGACCGTGCAGAAAGTTTGCCTGGAATTGTGGCATTTGAGGCCTCGGTACCCCATCCCCGGCACCCGAGTTCGGGTGTCCTAGCGCTGGGGATAAAGCTCCTTCAGTCGCCCAGCgggaaggaaggagcaaaggCCACGGTTGAGGCCTTATGTTGGGGGTGCAAAGGTCACAAGTGAAACTTCCCAAGCAGCagcccttcctctccttccttcccacaccTCCTCTCCCAAAGCAAGACcctgaaaaaggaaagggagacagaggggAGAATGGGGAGCAAAGAAGGAAGTGAGAAGATGAAAGAGAGATGAGACACTGGCCAGAAGAGAACAGCTAGCTTCTGGCAGAAGGCAGTGCAGAGCAAAGACCTGGACTCAGCCTGTCCTGActcactgggtgaccctgggtaagttccTTGCCCTCTCTGGGACTCACTCCTTCCACTGTAAAACCAAGGGCTTGGATGAGCTGCTTTGAAAGAGCCCTCGAAGCTGCGATTCTCAAGACGTGGGCCTAGGAAAGAACGAAGAGGTCCAAGGCCCGAGGAGAGAAGACATCGAGACAGAAAGCAGTGCCCACGAAGGAAACTGAACGTGAGTTTCTCTACATGTACCTTTGCCTGAGGACACCTTTGCCCGAGGACACCTTTGCCCTAATACCAGAGATTTTTCTTGGCGTCCTGGGCAGTGCAGCCACTAGCGGATAAATACGCCTCCCTCCCCAAAAGAGCTTGAGGACTCTCCTGGTTGGTCTTCCCTGCCCCTGACTCCACGGCGCCCTGTTTAACTTAGCAGCCTGCTCTAAGGAGGGCAGGGCGTCTCCGGCTGGCTATGCCAAGAGAGGGAGGTCAAGTTCCGAGAACCAGCCTTGCCTGGCCGTGCCCCGCACAGTAGTGCTGGGAGGGGACCCCGAAGGGGCTCAAAAAAGCCTCAGGAGCACTGGCCTTCGCTGGAAGCGAGAACCTCGGGCTGGGCCCTCCCGGCTATCAGTGGAGCGGTCCCGAGCCCCAGTTTGTGGTTCTAGAGCAGGCCCCTAGTAGGCTTGTCCTGCCCCGGCTGGGCCAAGTCCGTCCCAGGCCGCTCTCCTGCAAGGTTTGGGGCTGGAGGGAATTAAAACTGAAATTTACCGGAGTTTCCGCCTGAAATTAGTTACATTtctcctatctgtctgtcttaATGACTTCAATAGAGATTAATAAAGTCCAGATGAGACGtaccctgtctctctccccctcctcaccatAGCCCGACACagcacccccaccaccacctcccccccGCTGCCGGCCTTGCCCAAAATCGACTCCAGCTCTGGGACCCGGGAGAGCAGCGCAGGGATGGGACAGAGGAGACTCGGGAGAGAGCAATGAGGCCAGCATTGGGCCAGGTCCTATAGAACAGTAGCCGGGCCTGGGCGGCGATGGAAGGGATGATATGAAAAGAACGAGGCGGACAGAGAAGAGAGCTGAAGCTTTCAGCTCAGCACTCCAGTAGCAAAGGCCACCCGACCCGCTAGAGTCGAGCGGTGACCCTTGGCCTGACCCTAGCCTCCACACACCCCTCTTGGCGTCCTGACCACGAGAGCCTTGGGCCACGGACTCGGGGCCTATCCACTCAGGGGTCCCCTCCTTGCTCAGGCACCCCGCACAACGCTGTCCAGCCCAAGCTGCTCTCCCGCCACCGGCTCTCGGACCCAGGGTCCAGAAGTTCCCTGCGAAGTGTCCCCGATCCAAAAGCCTTCAgacctccccctttcccccaaaaaaGACTCCCGGGCAAAGGTGACACTGTACACAGACACCCCAGAGTGCACTGGGAATATCCCATCTCCCGCCTCCCGGTACCAGACAGGTGGGCATACCACTACGGAGGCTAGGGCTGGGATGGGGGAGATGTCCTCTCTGCCCCAGATATCACTCAGCtccaaaccacacacacacacacacacacacacacacacacacacacacacacacacaccaaatggAATGGCAGCCTGAGATCCCTCACTGCCCATCCACCCTGAGTAGCTCGGACCCTCCTCGCTTCGGAAGATATCGCCTCCTATACCTGGGCCCAGGGAAACCAGTCTTAGGGCCCACCCGCACACAGACACACTCTCACACAGACACTCATCTACACCCTCTTCCGACCGTATTTGAGCAGCACGAAGCTAGGGCAGAGGAAGACCTTGGGGCTCTTGGCCGATGTTGAATGCTAAGTTAACAGTGACCCAGGCCGGGAGAAGCAGCGCGGACACACCAGCGCGCGCACACACCTAGAGCCTCCCAGACTGGCAGGACAGAGCTGACCCAGACTGAGCAGCATAGGGAGAGGGGGCGGCCGCCGGCCTTGCGAAGGAAGGTACCTGAAGGCGCCTGGTCAGCGAAGCCGGTTACAGTGTCAGCGAGAGCCCGTCGGTTGCCCGCGGAGGTGGTGGCGAAGGCAGGGGCCGGAACCCCTCCAGGAGCGAGCGCCCTCGTGGACAGACTCCGATAGAGGGACAGCATGAACTGGTGCGGGACCACGGACTGAGAGGAGCCATTCCCGCCCGTCGAGCCCGCGCTGAGCCTCGGCACTCTGGACACCGCCTCCACTGCCGACGGCGAGAGGGGGCTGTCAGCCACGCTGGCTGCCTCGTTTGGGCCCCGTCTAGCTCCTCCGCCGCTGCCGCCGACGCCGCCTCCCGGGTCCCCACCCTGGCCGGCCCCCTGGGTCCGCAGCACCGCGGCCGCCTCCAGCCCGTCCCGGGGGCGGCAGGCGCTCAGCAACCACAGACAGAGCGCCGCGGCAGCGCCCAGGTCCATCGGCGGCTTCTCCTCTGCTGGCTGCGCGCTGCCCCGACGCCCCTGCGCTCGGCTGCCCTCGGCGCTCAGCTCCCCTCTCCGCCTCCTCGGAGTGAGCTGCGCTCTGGTGGCCTCCGCGCTGCCCTCCCTTTTtcactcccctctcctcctcgCGCCCCTCTCTTCCTCGGCTGCGCTGCGCTCAGCCGGACCTGGCCCCAGCAAGCAGTCGGTGCGCGCGATGGCGGAGGGGATTTGGTGGCTCCGGGAACTCTCCTGTCGCCTTTTGAACATAGTGTTTAATAATCGGGGAAGTTTGCGGAGCGACCGCTGCCCcccgcctccccccacccccatatcccctcctctccacccgGAACAGCGCCCCCTGCCTGACAGCCGAATGATGCAGAAGCCCCCACCCCACCAGCAATCCCAGCCCCGCAGCCCCTCTTTGCCCAAACTCTGTTCCGGCTACTCACTCCTCAGTCACAGAAACCCCAACCACCGCAGCAGCCGCCAATCAGAGCCACGGTCTCAGTCCCGGCCTCTTCATCTCCTCTCCCACTCTCTGCCTAGCTCCTGGCTTGTCCAGGGAAAGGAGGGCCAACCCTCGCCCccacactcccacccccacctcttggACCTGTCCAGCTcggcccctcccctccccgcgcTAAGGATCCGGGAGCGCCCCGCCTGCCCCCGCACCTCTCGCCTCCTCCACTAGGTCGGGAACTCGGAGCATTTTTACGCATGAGTCTGTGGGGCGCTAGCCGTGCTGGCCCGAAGGTTCGGCTAAGGGGAGGAAATCCTGTCGGGGACCGACGGCCTCCggcaaaggagaaaggaatgagTGAGGAGGTGGAGCTGGGGGAGAGAaccagggagagacagacaggatcagagatagaaacagaaagggCGCACCGAGACGCTGAGGAGAGACGGCGCGAGGAAGGgccaatggaaagagagaggaagcaaggCCATTAGAAAGGCGTTGAGGATGGAAATAGGAGCCAGACAGGCGAAATCCTGAAGGGACTGAGGCTGGCCGCCTGGATTCGGAGCAGGGAGAAAAGGGGTGCTGCCTTCCCTGGGCCGCCCACTTTACGGGCAGGTACCGCCACCTCTCCGGTTCGGACCTCGTTACTCACCTGTAAGCGTAGGAGAGATGGACTAGACGCTCTCTCTTCCCCCAGGAGCCCTGCAAGCTGAGTTTGCGGATCGATGCGCCTCCAGATTTGGGGTCCGAAGCCAGCGCCGGGTCTGCTGCCCGGACTACCGACCACCCTCTCTCCgagaagggcagataggggtgcgCGGCGGCGAAGAAATGCGGACACCCGGATTCTGCCGCAGGGCGCAGCAGGAAGGCCGGTGGGGTCCATGGCCCGAGGGCAGCGGGCGGGCCTTCACGCAGTCCGATTCTCCTGGAACTGATAACGGAtccagcaaaccactccagtcccTACCCACAGGCAGGCTGAGAAATCGAGGCCCTCTATGCCTGCATGTACATGTGAGTGCACGAGTGTGTGGGTGCATGTAGGGGGAGGGGCGCTGCTCCGGCGGGCATGTCCTGCCTCCGGGTTAGCCTCGGTGCCACGGACCTGCCAGAGAGACCTCCCGCTGACCCTCAGGGAGGCTCTGCGGAGGGAAGGGCCTGGAAGCCGTCGGGGCCCTCTTCGCCGTTGAGCGCCCCACTGCCTCAGCTCTCTGAGCAGTCTTGGGCCGGGAACAGGCGTGGCAAAGATGAACTTCCCGCCCGGGTCCCGCGCTCCCCCCTCCTTCCCGCAGGGTGGGGGCTGCTCTACTGAAAGGAGCCACGTCCACGCAAACATCGAATGCAAAAGAAACGCTCAAAGCTAGTGGGGCGCCGCCTTCCCCTCAGACGCTGCCCGGAGCAGAACTGGTCTTGCTGGGTTCAGCCCTCACGTTCCAGGGGTTagacttcctccctcctcactgaTCTCCATCTCTAACGGTCCAATTCCCCTTCTGCTTCGGCCAGAGTGGGGACACCTTAGGCGGAAAGTAATTCCCTGGgcgaattggtcccaggccaggTGCcgcagggacacacacacacacacacacacacacacacacacaccccacacacaaaCGCACACATCCTCAGAACCCAAAGTTGATCTGGGGCCTCCCCGACCCGCCCAGACCCTCAGATTGCTAGTTCAGGGGAGGTGACTTCCACGGGACTGTTCCCTCATTGCCCCCAGGTATGGCTGCCACCTTCAAGCTGGTGGCCCAGTGGCTGCCAGAGGCTGTGAGGGCGGGGCCTCCTGGCCTCGGTCCCGAGGGCCCAGGCTTCCTTTTGCTGCGGCTGCTCGTTGCATGCATGCTAACCCCTCATCCCTCGCGACTCTCTAGAACCCTAGGCTACCTGCCTGGAGCACGGCCCCTCGAAGGCATCCGCCTTTCCTTTCACATGGCTAGATCTTCAAGGCAGCAGCCActttggatgtggagtcagagtgTCTGGGTTCCAAGTGAGATCTGTTAGGCAATACCCAGGCGACcttgctctgtgcctcagtttctccatatgtaaaaatGAGAGTGGAGAGTGACAGACAGGGTTGGACTGGTTTGTTTCTAAGAGCCCTGCCACGCTGTGACCAGGCTCTGTGGACCAACAAGCTTTTCTCCCCAGTACTCACAAACCGCAACTCCTGTAATTAGAACAGCAATAATTTTAAAGGAGCCGCAACAAGAGTGGAACACAGCTCTGAGGGTCTGGGTCGGTCTGCCCCcgcagctgggggagggggagcgggATTAGGGTTAGGGCTCCAGTTAGCGGTAAGCCTGACCTCCAGCTCTTCCAAGTACTTGTGTGCGCCTGCCTCGGTGACAGAGCCCAGTGCAGCCTTCCGCCTGGCCCAGGCCGAGTCCAACCCAGGCAGGTCCTGAAACCAAGTCAGCCCATCCAATAGGAATGCCTTTCCTGGCACCAGAAGAGGCCCCA
This region of Trichosurus vulpecula isolate mTriVul1 chromosome 3, mTriVul1.pri, whole genome shotgun sequence genomic DNA includes:
- the GDF7 gene encoding growth/differentiation factor 7, with the translated sequence MDLGAAAALCLWLLSACRPRDGLEAAAVLRTQGAGQGGDPGGGVGGSGGGARRGPNEAASVADSPLSPSAVEAVSRVPRLSAGSTGGNGSSQSVVPHQFMLSLYRSLSTRALAPGGVPAPAFATTSAGNRRALADTVTGFADQAPSDDASAETGQRFLFDVSRLADTDEIVAAELRVLRRARAAQEDQLAKQEEAALGKFGEALGAQPFALLLLSTCSGAARGPRLLASRPASPLDSARWEVFDVADAVRQHRPERPLCLVLRAVGGSSRSSLAPRLLDLGLSGSPRPPPNERALLVVFSRAHRKENLFQELRAKGRARGQPGAAPSAGRRKRRTPGAGTAVGARVAGGVGSPGGGSGNPGPGRASGRKGRSRCSRKPLHVDFKELGWDDWIIAPLDYEAYHCEGVCDFPLRSHLEPTNHAIIQTLMNSMAPEATPPSCCVPAKLSPISILYIDAGNNVVYKQYEDMVVETCGCR